The window CCTTCACGGTATTCGCAGCGGTATGGATCTGCCTGCACTCAAGCAAACTCTTAACTGCGGTACAGGCTGTGGGTCCTGTGTCGTGCAAATCAATCAAATGATCAGCCGGCATGCCGGCGTGGAGGCACTATGACAAACAGCATCAAAGCAATGTCTGCGAGCGATACGGTCCCGGGCAAAGTCTGGCTGGTGGGCGCGGGCCCGGGCGATGCCGAGCTGCTTACCTTAAAAGCCTATCGGATTCTGCAGGGCGCCGATGTCTGGCTGGTGGATGATCTGATCAGCGACGATATTCTGGCCCTGGCGCCTACCCATGCCCGGATCGTGCCGGTCGGCAAGCGTGGCGGCTGTCCTTCCACGGCGCAAAGTTTTATTTTGCACCTGATGGCACGCTATGCGCGCGCCGGACTGCAGGTAGCCAGGGTCAAAGGGGGCGATCCCTTTATTTTCGGACGTGGTGGGGAAGAACTGGCCTGGCTGCATGAACAGGGGATTGCTGCCGAAGCGGTCGGTGGCTTGACTGCCGGTCTGGCGGCGGCCAGCCAATTGAACCTGCCATTAACGCATCGCTCGGTTGCACGCGGCGTAGCGTTTGTCACTGCCCACACTGCCGATGGAACGGTGCCTGACTGGCAGGCGCTGGCGCAAAGCGGACTGACGCTGGTCTGTTATATGGGAATGAGTAAAAAGGAACAACTGCAGCGGGACCTGTTGCAGGCCGGCTTTGCCGCTGACCTGCCGGTTGCTGTGGTTGAGCGTGTCAGTTGCCGAAATGAGCGCACCATATATACTACGCTCGACACCATGTCGGCCGACATTTGTGCTGCGGGCCTGAGTAGTCCGGCATTACTTATTATCGGCAGGGCGGTTGCGCATCGCGTATCGGCTCGGTATCAACCAGACGACGATGTGCAAAGTATGGCGGACACCGTGATCGCGCAGGCGGCCTGTTTGTGAAGTAGTAGCGTCGCTGCAGGTTAATCTTATGGTTTTGAAGGGAACAGAATCGCGATCGGGGGAATGGTTGCACAGCGGTTTGCATCTCTTACTCGCACAATGCCGAATGGCAGTGAACTTCGCTTTTTTCAATCAGCACTTGATGTTTTCAGCACAAAATAGGGAGAAGTCGCAAGGGGCAAATTGAATCAAACACGGATGGCAGCCACCGACAAAAAAATCAGAATTTTGGTGCTGTGCTGACGGGCAGTACAGACGGTAAAAAGGCCCGACCGAAGCCGGGCCTGCCTGATAAGGAGGATACGATGCGAACAATCGTATTACAACTTATCCTGATTGGTATAGTGCTGATGTTGCTAATGTATAGCACACCAGCTTACTAATCAGGGATCGGTGGGCCCCACCCCACCGATTTCAGGTTTTAATTTACTTAATCGTGCTTTGTATGTCAACCTAGTATTTTCCGAGGGTGGTCGTAGCCCCTGGCGTGGATTGCTGTATTCAATCTGCCGGAGAAATACTGCGTTTGCATTGTTGACAAAAATTAAGCGACGGAACTGACATCGAAGAATTAAAAGATAGAGTCAATGTAGCGTGGCAGACTCGAAAAAATGGCACGGTCGGAGAACACGAAAGGATAAATTGAATCAAACACGGATGGCAGCGACCGACGAAAAAATCAGAATAACGCTGCTGTGCTGAAGGGCAGTACAGACGGTAAAAGGGCCCGACCGAAGCCGGGCCCTGCCTGATAAGGAGGATACGATGCATAGAATCGTATTACAACTTATCCTGATCGGTATAGTGCTGTTGTTGCTACTGTATAGCACTCCAGCTTACTAATCAGGGATCGGTGGGTCTGCCCCCACCGATTTCAGGTTTTAATTTACTTAATCGTGATTTGCATGTCAACCTAGTATTTTCCGAGGGGGTTCATAGACCCAGATGGGGTAGTCAGTACACCGGGAAGACACCGAGATTGAAGGGTCGAGAAAAAAGAGCGACGCAGCAAAAATCCAAGAAGGAAAGGGCAAAACCAAAATAGAGGCATACCGAAAAATGGCACGGTCGGAGAACACGAAAGGATAAATTGAATCAAACACGGATGGCAGCGACCGACGAAAAAATCAGAATAACGCTGCTGTGCTGAAGGGCAGTACAGACGGTAAAAGGGCCCGACCGAAGCCGGGCCCTGCCTGATAAGGAGGATACGATGCATAGAATCGTATTACAACTTATCCTGATCGGTATAGTGCTGGTGTTGCTACTGTATAGCACTCCAGCTTACTAATCAGGGATCGGTGGGTCTGCCCCCACCGATTTCAGGTTTTAATTTACTTAATCGTGATTTGCATGTCAACCTAGTATTTTCCGAGGGTTCTTATCGACTATTGGGTGGATTGCAATACATGACTGACCAGGAAAGTGCCCACTAAAATCATAAAAACAACATTCTGCGGCTTCATAAAGTTACGGTAGATACTCCATTTTGTACCCTACGCCATATATTGATTTGATCCAGTCTTCGCTTGCTCCTGCCTCAGCAAGCTTTCTTCGCAGGTTCTTCACATGAGTGTCAACCGTTCTATCGGTCACGACTCTATGATCGGGGTAGATCTGTGCCAGCACCTGATCGCGTGACAATACGCGCCCCTGAGCGTTGTAGAAAAAAAGAAGTAAATTAAATTCAATCGGCGTCAGATCCAGCTTTTTATCGTGCACCATCGCCTCGTAAGATTCTTCGTTGATCGATAACGGATCGGGCCGATCCTCTTTCGGAATATATCGATGTCGTCGCAGAACCGCTGCGATGCGTGCCACCACCTCGCGAGGGCTGAATGGTTTACAGATGTAATCATCCGCGCCCGTTTCCAGGCCAATCAGCCGGTCAATTTCCTCGACTAATGCGGTAATCATGATAATGGGCGTTTGGCTATCGAGACGTATCTCCCGACAGACCTCCATTCCCCCTTTCCCAGGCAGCATCAGATCCAGCAGTACCAGATCGGGTTTCGCTGCAGAGAATGTGGTCATGGCATCCAGCCCGTTGCTTACCCAGCAATGGGTGTAGCCCGACGCGGTCAGATAGTCTCCCAGAACAGCGGCAAGCCTGGGCTCGTCTTCAACGATCAAAATATGACCTTGGGTAGATAATGTATTCATGAAAATCGTTTCCGTCAGAGAGCCGGGAACTGAAGGCGTATTTCCAGGCCACCTAGTGCAGATGCGTGTGCCTGGATTTTACCGTTATGTGCTTCGACGATATTGCGGCAGATCGCCAGGCCCAGACCACTGCCACCACTGGCGCGATTGCGCGATTCCTCTACGCGGTAGAACCGCTCAAAAAGGCGGTCGAGTTTTTCCGGCGTAACGCCAGGGGGACTATCAGCAATCGAAATCGTAATCGTGTCTGATTGTTTTTCACCTCTGATCAGTACCTGACCGCCGCTATCGGTATATCTCAAGGCATTTTCCAGCAGATTTGAAAAAAGTTGCTGCAATCGGCTTTCATCGCCCTTGAGATAGAGCGCATAGGATGGCAGATCCAGTTGCAGCGAAAGATCTGCCTGTTGAAATCTCACATTCATACTTGTTGCAGCATGTCGGATCAGCGAGGTCAAATCAAGCGTGACCATTCGGTATTGCTGAAAACCTGCGTCAGTCAGGGATAGTTGATGCAGATTCCCGATTAACGTGTTCAGTTGTTGTACTTCGCCGTGCATCATTGAAAGTGATTCAGGGCTGGCGCTGCGAATATTGTCCTGAATAGCCTCTATTTCTGCCTGGATCACAGCCAGCGGTGTTCGCAATTCATGTGAAATATCCGCCATAAAAGCGCGTCGTGTACGTTCATTATTTTCCAGCGCCTGAGCCATGCGGTTAAAGTCATCGGCCAGCGTGCCAAGCTCATCACGGGCGCCGGGTGCGATACGGGAAGTGTAATCACCCTTAGCCAGAATATGCGTGCCCTTGGCGAGATTGCGTACCCTTCGCAGAATGCTGCGGGCGATCAGAAAGGTAAATACCGCAACAATGACAAGTGATACGGTCGCAATCAGGATCATGATTCGCAATTGCGATTCCAGAAAGCGGGACTCGCCAGGAGCCAGTACATCTTCAAACGGCACCATGGCAATCCATCCTACCGTGTTTTTATCAACAATAATCGGTAAACGCATGGAGTCTTTGTTGACTGAAGGGTTGCCTGAGACCCAGCTCAGATTCTCATCCAGCAAACCCATACGGACAATGGCGCCCGATTGATCGGCTGCAGAGGGGCCGCGCCGAATTTCTGCCGCCGTGATGGGCGGTCTGAGGGTCTGTATCCAGGTACTCAAATTGTTCCGCATAAAGTCCCAGTTATTATGTTTTTTATAGGCAGCGGTGATGAGCGGACGCGCCTCATTCATGCTTTGACGGCCCTGATCATTGAGATATCCAAGAAAACCCTGTTCAAAGCCATAACGCATGGCCATGGTTTGCATGACCATGACGGCCGCGCAAACAGTCAGTATTGCCAGAAAAAGCTTGGTCGTCAGGCTGAATCTCATGTGTTGTCAGTGGTGATGTGGTGTCCCAATATGCAGTATAGCGACGGATACAGCGTATTGACACGCACTAAATCGAGGGAAACCAATTCTTCATATTTTGCTCACATTTGCTTTTTACGATGCAGCTATTCCAAATCGAATCGGGTGCAGGTGATGCAATTAATTAAGTGTAGCAATTATCGTAGTGGAGCAGTTGCTGGTATCGTGAGCATGCTGCTCCTGCTGACTGCGTGTACAGAAAAGCCGCAACTACCGGCTAATCAGCAGGCAGAGGTTGGTGTGGCCACGGTTCAGAGTGAAATATTACCGATGTCCAACGAATTATCGGGCCGCACCCGCGCTTATCAGGTGTCCGAGGTACGTCCTCAGGTGGGCGGCATTTTGCGTAAGCGACTTTTTACCGAAGGCAGCAAGGTCGAAGCGGGCGATGTGTTGTATGAGATCGACTCCGCATCCTATCAGGCCAGTTATGACAGTGCCAAGGGTACATTGGCCCAGGCTCAGGCGGACCTGCTGTCTGCGAAACCCAAGGCGGCAAGAACCAGACGTTTGTCCGCGATGGATGCGGCCAGCAAGCAGGATAGTGACGATGCGGCCGCAACGCTGAAGAAAGCGGAGGCAACCGTAGCGGTTGCCAAAGCGGATCTGGAGCAGGCGCAAATTAACCTGCAGTACACAAAAATCCGCGCACCCATCTCGGGCATCATTGGTACCTCCAGTTATACAGCAGGGGCCTTGCTGACTGCCGATCAGACAACGGCGCTGACCAAAATCAATCAGCTTGATCCGATGTATGTGGATGTGACGCAATCGAGCGCTTCTCTGCTGCACCTGCGTAATCTGGTAAAAAACGGGTCCTTAAAGTCTGTTGATGGCAAGGTGCCGGTTTCGTTGCTGC of the Advenella mimigardefordensis DPN7 genome contains:
- the cobA gene encoding uroporphyrinogen-III C-methyltransferase produces the protein MTNSIKAMSASDTVPGKVWLVGAGPGDAELLTLKAYRILQGADVWLVDDLISDDILALAPTHARIVPVGKRGGCPSTAQSFILHLMARYARAGLQVARVKGGDPFIFGRGGEELAWLHEQGIAAEAVGGLTAGLAAASQLNLPLTHRSVARGVAFVTAHTADGTVPDWQALAQSGLTLVCYMGMSKKEQLQRDLLQAGFAADLPVAVVERVSCRNERTIYTTLDTMSADICAAGLSSPALLIIGRAVAHRVSARYQPDDDVQSMADTVIAQAACL
- a CDS encoding response regulator, with the protein product MNTLSTQGHILIVEDEPRLAAVLGDYLTASGYTHCWVSNGLDAMTTFSAAKPDLVLLDLMLPGKGGMEVCREIRLDSQTPIIMITALVEEIDRLIGLETGADDYICKPFSPREVVARIAAVLRRHRYIPKEDRPDPLSINEESYEAMVHDKKLDLTPIEFNLLLFFYNAQGRVLSRDQVLAQIYPDHRVVTDRTVDTHVKNLRRKLAEAGASEDWIKSIYGVGYKMEYLP
- the baeS gene encoding sensor histidine kinase efflux regulator BaeS; the protein is MRFSLTTKLFLAILTVCAAVMVMQTMAMRYGFEQGFLGYLNDQGRQSMNEARPLITAAYKKHNNWDFMRNNLSTWIQTLRPPITAAEIRRGPSAADQSGAIVRMGLLDENLSWVSGNPSVNKDSMRLPIIVDKNTVGWIAMVPFEDVLAPGESRFLESQLRIMILIATVSLVIVAVFTFLIARSILRRVRNLAKGTHILAKGDYTSRIAPGARDELGTLADDFNRMAQALENNERTRRAFMADISHELRTPLAVIQAEIEAIQDNIRSASPESLSMMHGEVQQLNTLIGNLHQLSLTDAGFQQYRMVTLDLTSLIRHAATSMNVRFQQADLSLQLDLPSYALYLKGDESRLQQLFSNLLENALRYTDSGGQVLIRGEKQSDTITISIADSPPGVTPEKLDRLFERFYRVEESRNRASGGSGLGLAICRNIVEAHNGKIQAHASALGGLEIRLQFPAL
- a CDS encoding efflux RND transporter periplasmic adaptor subunit, with protein sequence MLLLLTACTEKPQLPANQQAEVGVATVQSEILPMSNELSGRTRAYQVSEVRPQVGGILRKRLFTEGSKVEAGDVLYEIDSASYQASYDSAKGTLAQAQADLLSAKPKAARTRRLSAMDAASKQDSDDAAATLKKAEATVAVAKADLEQAQINLQYTKIRAPISGIIGTSSYTAGALLTADQTTALTKINQLDPMYVDVTQSSASLLHLRNLVKNGSLKSVDGKVPVSLLLEDGSEYHHPGTLEMVASEVDEETGTVKLRAVIPNPDGDLLPGMYVKARLAMAINEKALLVPQKAVIRNTKGEATAWVVDATGKVEQRMLQLGQAVGDRWVVTSGIKDGEQVIVEGTQKGQKRRSR